From the Peromyscus leucopus breed LL Stock chromosome 8b, UCI_PerLeu_2.1, whole genome shotgun sequence genome, one window contains:
- the Myo1c gene encoding unconventional myosin-Ic isoform X1, protein MALQVELIPTGEIIRVVHPHRPGKLALGSDGVRVTMESALTARDRVGVQDFVLLENFTSEAAFIENLRRRFRENLIYTYIGPVLVSVNPYRDLQIYSRQHMERYRGVSFYEVPPHLFAVADTVYRALRTERRDQAVMISGESGAGKTEATKRLLQFYAETCPAPERGGAVRDRLLQSNPVLEAFGNAKTLRNDNSSRFGKYMDVQFDFKGAPVGGHILSYLLEKSRVVHQNHGERNFHVFYQLLEGGEEETLRRLGLERNPQSYLYLVKGQCAKVSSINDKSDWKVVRKALSVIDFTEDEVEDLLSIVASVLHLGNIHFAADEESNAQVTTENQLKYLTRLLGVEGTMLREALTHRKIIAKGEELLSPLNLEQAAYARDALAKAVYSRTFSWLVRKINRSLASKDAESPSWRSTTVLGLLDIYGFEVFQHNSFEQFCINYCNEKLQQLFIELTLKSEQEEYEAEGIAWEPVQYFNNKIICDLVEEKFKGIISILDEECLRPGEATDLTFLEKLEDTVKHHPHFLTHKLADQKTRKSLGRGEFRLLHYAGEVTYSVTGFLDKNNDLLFRNLKETMCSSMNPIMSQCFDRNELSDKKRPETVATQFKMSLLQLVEILKSKEPAYIRCIKPNDAKQPGRFDEVLIRHQVKYLGLMENLRVRRAGFAYRRKYEAFLQRYKSLCPETWPTWAGRPQDGVAVLVRHLGYKPEEYKMGRTKIFIRFPKTLFATEDSLEVRRQSLATQIQAAWRGFHWRQKFLRVKRSAICIQSWWRGTLGRRKAAKRKWAAQTIRRLIRGFILRHAPRCPENAFYLDHVRTSFLLNLRRQLPRNVLDTSWPTPPPALREASELLRELCMKNMVWKYCRSISPEWKQQLQQKAVASEIFKGKKDNYPQSVPRLFISTRLGTEEISPRVLQALGSEPIQYAVPVVKYDRKGYKPRSRQLLLTPSAVVIVEDAKVKQRIDYTNLTGISVSSLSDSLFVLHVQREDNKQKGDVVLQSDHVIETLTKTALSADRVNNININQGSITFAGGPGRDGIIDFTSGSELLITKAKNGHLAVVAPRLNSR, encoded by the exons GCCCTGGGCAGTGACGGGGTGCGGGTGACCATGGAGAGCGCCTTGACCGCCCGGGACCGGGTGGGGGTGCAGGACTTCGTTCTGCTGGAGAACTTCACCAGTGAGGCTGCCTTCATTGAGAACCTGCGGAGACGATTCCGGGAGAACCTCATTTAT ACCTACATCGGCCCCGTCCTGGTCTCCGTCAACCCCTACCGAGACCTACAGATCTACAGTAGGCAGCATATGGAACGTTACCGTGGAGTCAGTTTCTATGAAGTGCCTCCCCACCT GTTTGCAGTGGCTGACACCGTGTACCGGGCGCTTCGTACTGAGCGGCGGGACCAGGCAGTGATGATTTCTGGAGAGAGTGGAGCGGGAAAGACGGAGGCCACCAAGAGACTACTACAGTTCTATGCAGAGACCTGCCCGGCCCCTGAGCGGGGTGGTGCCGTGCGGGACCGGCTGCTGCAGAGCAACCCCGTGCTGGAG GCCTTTGGAAATGCCAAGACTCTCCGAAATGATAACTCCAGCCGGTTCGGGAAGTACATGGACGTGCAGTTTGACTTCAAG GGTGCCCCTGTGGGAGGCCACATCCTCAGTTACCTCCTGGAAAAGTCACGAGTGGTACACCAGAATCACGGGGAGCGGAACTTCCACGTCTTCTACCAGCTACTGGAGGGGGGTGAGGAGGAGACTCTTCGTCGGCTGGGCTTGGAACGGAACCCCCAGAGCTACTTGTACCTGGTGAAG GGCCAGTGTGCCAAAGTCTCCTCCATCAATGACAAGAGTGACTGGAAGGTCGTCAGGAAGGCACTGTCAGTCATTGACTTCACCGAGGATGAAGTGGAG GACTTACTAAGCATCGTGGCCAGCGTCCTGCATTTGGGCAACATCCACTTTGCTGCGGACGAGGAAAGCAATGCCCAGGTCACTACTGAGAACCAGCTCAAGTATCTGACTAGG CTCCTTGGCGTGGAAGGCACAATGCTGAGGGAAGCCCTGACTCACAGGAAGATCATCGCCAAGGGGGAAGAG CTCCTCAGCCCCCTGAACCTTGAACAGGCTGCATACGCAAGGGACGCTCTCGCCAAGGCTGTGTACAGCCGCACTTTCTCCTGGCTGGTCAGAAAGATCAACAGGTCACTGGCCTCTAAG GATGCCGAGAGTCCCAGCTGGCGAAGCACCACCGTTCTCGGGCTCCTGGACATTTACGGCTTCGAAGTCTTTCAGCATAACAG CTTTGAGCAGTTCTGCATCAACTACTGCAACGAGAAGCTGCAGCAGCTCTTCATCGAGCTGACGCTCAAGTCTGAGCAGGAGGAATACGAGGCAGAGGGTATTGCG TGGGAACCTGTCCAGTATTTCAACAACAAGATCATCTGTGACCTGGTCGAggagaagttcaagggcatcatCTCCATCTTG GATGAAGAGTGCCTGCGGCCTGGGGAGGCCACCGACCTGACCTTCCTGGAGAAGCTGGAGGACACTGTCAAGCACCACCCCCACTTCCTGAC GCACAAGCTCGCTGACCAGAAGACCAGGAAATCGCTAGGTCGAGGCGAGTTCCGCCTTCTTCATTATGCTGGAGAGGTGACCTACAGTGTCACTG GGTTTCTGGATAAGAACAATGACCTTCTCTTCCGGAACCTGAAGGAG ACCATGTGCAGCTCGATGAACCCCATCATGAGCCAGTGCTTTGACAGGAACGAGCTCAGTGACAAGAAGCGACCAGAGACG GTTGCCACACAGTTCAAGATGAGCCTCCTGCAGCTGGTGGAGATCCTGAAGTCTAAGGAGCCTGCCTATATCCGCTGCATCAAGCCAAATGATGCCAAACAGCCTG GTCGGTTTGATGAGGTGCTTATCAGACACCAGGTGAAGTACCTGGGACTTATGGAGAATCTGCGCGTGCGCAGAGCCGGCTTCGCCTATCGCCGCAAATATGAGGCTTTCCTACAGAG GTACAAGTCACTGTGTCCAGAGACGTGGCCCACGTGGGCAGGACGGCCCCAGGACGGGGTGGCAGTGCTGGTCAGACACCTGGGCTACAAGCCAGAAGAATACAAAATGGGCCG GACTAAGATCTTCATCCGATTCCCCAAGACGCTGTTTGCCACAGAGGATTCCCTGGAGGTCCGACGGCAGAGCCTAG CCACCCAGATCCAGGCAGCCTGGAGGGGCTTTCATTGGCGGCAGAAATTCCTCCGAGTGAAGCGATCAG CCATCTGTATCCAGTCATGGTGGCGTGGCACACTGGGCCGGAGAAAGGCAGCCAAGAGGAAATGGGCAGCGCAGACGATCCGTCG ACTCATCCGTGGCTTCATCTTACGCCATGCACCCCGCTGCCCTGAGAATGCCTTCTACCTGGACCACGTGCGCACGTCGTTCTTACTTAACCTGAGGCGGCAACTACCCCGGAATGTCCTGGACACCTCCTGGCCCACACCCCCACCCGCCCTGAGAGAG GCCTCAGAGCTGTTACGGGAGCTGTGCATGAAGAACATGGTGTGGAAATACTGCCGGAGTATCAGCCCTGAGTGGAAGCAGCAG ctgcagcaaaAGGCTGTGGCTAGTGAGATTTTCAAGGGCAAGAAGGACAATTACCCCCAGAGTGTCCCCAGACTCTTCATTAGCACACGTCTTG GCACCGAAGAGATCAGCCCCAGGGTGCTTCAGGCCTTGGGCTCCGAGCCCATCCAG TACGCTGTACCAGTGGTGAAGTATGACCGCAAGGGCTACAAACCTCGTtcccggcagctgctgctcacgCCCAGTGCCGTGGTCATCGTGGAAGACGCCAAAGTCAAGCAGAGGATCGACTACACCAACCTAACGG GAATCTCCGTCAGTAGCCTGAGTGACAGCCTATTTGTGCTTCATGTGCAGCGTGAGGACAATAAACAAAAG GGAGATGTGGTGCTGCAGAGTGATCATGTGATTGAGACGCTAACCAAGACGGCCCTCAGTGCCGATCGCGTCAACAATATCAACATCAACCAGGGCAG CATCACATTCGCAGGGGGGCCAGGCAGGGATGGCATCATCGACTTCACGTCTGGCTCGGAGCTTCTCATCACCAAGGCTAAGAACGGCCACCTGGCTGTG GTGGCCCCTCGGCTGAATTCCCGGTGA
- the Myo1c gene encoding unconventional myosin-Ic isoform X2, which produces MRYRASALGSDGVRVTMESALTARDRVGVQDFVLLENFTSEAAFIENLRRRFRENLIYTYIGPVLVSVNPYRDLQIYSRQHMERYRGVSFYEVPPHLFAVADTVYRALRTERRDQAVMISGESGAGKTEATKRLLQFYAETCPAPERGGAVRDRLLQSNPVLEAFGNAKTLRNDNSSRFGKYMDVQFDFKGAPVGGHILSYLLEKSRVVHQNHGERNFHVFYQLLEGGEEETLRRLGLERNPQSYLYLVKGQCAKVSSINDKSDWKVVRKALSVIDFTEDEVEDLLSIVASVLHLGNIHFAADEESNAQVTTENQLKYLTRLLGVEGTMLREALTHRKIIAKGEELLSPLNLEQAAYARDALAKAVYSRTFSWLVRKINRSLASKDAESPSWRSTTVLGLLDIYGFEVFQHNSFEQFCINYCNEKLQQLFIELTLKSEQEEYEAEGIAWEPVQYFNNKIICDLVEEKFKGIISILDEECLRPGEATDLTFLEKLEDTVKHHPHFLTHKLADQKTRKSLGRGEFRLLHYAGEVTYSVTGFLDKNNDLLFRNLKETMCSSMNPIMSQCFDRNELSDKKRPETVATQFKMSLLQLVEILKSKEPAYIRCIKPNDAKQPGRFDEVLIRHQVKYLGLMENLRVRRAGFAYRRKYEAFLQRYKSLCPETWPTWAGRPQDGVAVLVRHLGYKPEEYKMGRTKIFIRFPKTLFATEDSLEVRRQSLATQIQAAWRGFHWRQKFLRVKRSAICIQSWWRGTLGRRKAAKRKWAAQTIRRLIRGFILRHAPRCPENAFYLDHVRTSFLLNLRRQLPRNVLDTSWPTPPPALREASELLRELCMKNMVWKYCRSISPEWKQQLQQKAVASEIFKGKKDNYPQSVPRLFISTRLGTEEISPRVLQALGSEPIQYAVPVVKYDRKGYKPRSRQLLLTPSAVVIVEDAKVKQRIDYTNLTGISVSSLSDSLFVLHVQREDNKQKGDVVLQSDHVIETLTKTALSADRVNNININQGSITFAGGPGRDGIIDFTSGSELLITKAKNGHLAVVAPRLNSR; this is translated from the exons GCCCTGGGCAGTGACGGGGTGCGGGTGACCATGGAGAGCGCCTTGACCGCCCGGGACCGGGTGGGGGTGCAGGACTTCGTTCTGCTGGAGAACTTCACCAGTGAGGCTGCCTTCATTGAGAACCTGCGGAGACGATTCCGGGAGAACCTCATTTAT ACCTACATCGGCCCCGTCCTGGTCTCCGTCAACCCCTACCGAGACCTACAGATCTACAGTAGGCAGCATATGGAACGTTACCGTGGAGTCAGTTTCTATGAAGTGCCTCCCCACCT GTTTGCAGTGGCTGACACCGTGTACCGGGCGCTTCGTACTGAGCGGCGGGACCAGGCAGTGATGATTTCTGGAGAGAGTGGAGCGGGAAAGACGGAGGCCACCAAGAGACTACTACAGTTCTATGCAGAGACCTGCCCGGCCCCTGAGCGGGGTGGTGCCGTGCGGGACCGGCTGCTGCAGAGCAACCCCGTGCTGGAG GCCTTTGGAAATGCCAAGACTCTCCGAAATGATAACTCCAGCCGGTTCGGGAAGTACATGGACGTGCAGTTTGACTTCAAG GGTGCCCCTGTGGGAGGCCACATCCTCAGTTACCTCCTGGAAAAGTCACGAGTGGTACACCAGAATCACGGGGAGCGGAACTTCCACGTCTTCTACCAGCTACTGGAGGGGGGTGAGGAGGAGACTCTTCGTCGGCTGGGCTTGGAACGGAACCCCCAGAGCTACTTGTACCTGGTGAAG GGCCAGTGTGCCAAAGTCTCCTCCATCAATGACAAGAGTGACTGGAAGGTCGTCAGGAAGGCACTGTCAGTCATTGACTTCACCGAGGATGAAGTGGAG GACTTACTAAGCATCGTGGCCAGCGTCCTGCATTTGGGCAACATCCACTTTGCTGCGGACGAGGAAAGCAATGCCCAGGTCACTACTGAGAACCAGCTCAAGTATCTGACTAGG CTCCTTGGCGTGGAAGGCACAATGCTGAGGGAAGCCCTGACTCACAGGAAGATCATCGCCAAGGGGGAAGAG CTCCTCAGCCCCCTGAACCTTGAACAGGCTGCATACGCAAGGGACGCTCTCGCCAAGGCTGTGTACAGCCGCACTTTCTCCTGGCTGGTCAGAAAGATCAACAGGTCACTGGCCTCTAAG GATGCCGAGAGTCCCAGCTGGCGAAGCACCACCGTTCTCGGGCTCCTGGACATTTACGGCTTCGAAGTCTTTCAGCATAACAG CTTTGAGCAGTTCTGCATCAACTACTGCAACGAGAAGCTGCAGCAGCTCTTCATCGAGCTGACGCTCAAGTCTGAGCAGGAGGAATACGAGGCAGAGGGTATTGCG TGGGAACCTGTCCAGTATTTCAACAACAAGATCATCTGTGACCTGGTCGAggagaagttcaagggcatcatCTCCATCTTG GATGAAGAGTGCCTGCGGCCTGGGGAGGCCACCGACCTGACCTTCCTGGAGAAGCTGGAGGACACTGTCAAGCACCACCCCCACTTCCTGAC GCACAAGCTCGCTGACCAGAAGACCAGGAAATCGCTAGGTCGAGGCGAGTTCCGCCTTCTTCATTATGCTGGAGAGGTGACCTACAGTGTCACTG GGTTTCTGGATAAGAACAATGACCTTCTCTTCCGGAACCTGAAGGAG ACCATGTGCAGCTCGATGAACCCCATCATGAGCCAGTGCTTTGACAGGAACGAGCTCAGTGACAAGAAGCGACCAGAGACG GTTGCCACACAGTTCAAGATGAGCCTCCTGCAGCTGGTGGAGATCCTGAAGTCTAAGGAGCCTGCCTATATCCGCTGCATCAAGCCAAATGATGCCAAACAGCCTG GTCGGTTTGATGAGGTGCTTATCAGACACCAGGTGAAGTACCTGGGACTTATGGAGAATCTGCGCGTGCGCAGAGCCGGCTTCGCCTATCGCCGCAAATATGAGGCTTTCCTACAGAG GTACAAGTCACTGTGTCCAGAGACGTGGCCCACGTGGGCAGGACGGCCCCAGGACGGGGTGGCAGTGCTGGTCAGACACCTGGGCTACAAGCCAGAAGAATACAAAATGGGCCG GACTAAGATCTTCATCCGATTCCCCAAGACGCTGTTTGCCACAGAGGATTCCCTGGAGGTCCGACGGCAGAGCCTAG CCACCCAGATCCAGGCAGCCTGGAGGGGCTTTCATTGGCGGCAGAAATTCCTCCGAGTGAAGCGATCAG CCATCTGTATCCAGTCATGGTGGCGTGGCACACTGGGCCGGAGAAAGGCAGCCAAGAGGAAATGGGCAGCGCAGACGATCCGTCG ACTCATCCGTGGCTTCATCTTACGCCATGCACCCCGCTGCCCTGAGAATGCCTTCTACCTGGACCACGTGCGCACGTCGTTCTTACTTAACCTGAGGCGGCAACTACCCCGGAATGTCCTGGACACCTCCTGGCCCACACCCCCACCCGCCCTGAGAGAG GCCTCAGAGCTGTTACGGGAGCTGTGCATGAAGAACATGGTGTGGAAATACTGCCGGAGTATCAGCCCTGAGTGGAAGCAGCAG ctgcagcaaaAGGCTGTGGCTAGTGAGATTTTCAAGGGCAAGAAGGACAATTACCCCCAGAGTGTCCCCAGACTCTTCATTAGCACACGTCTTG GCACCGAAGAGATCAGCCCCAGGGTGCTTCAGGCCTTGGGCTCCGAGCCCATCCAG TACGCTGTACCAGTGGTGAAGTATGACCGCAAGGGCTACAAACCTCGTtcccggcagctgctgctcacgCCCAGTGCCGTGGTCATCGTGGAAGACGCCAAAGTCAAGCAGAGGATCGACTACACCAACCTAACGG GAATCTCCGTCAGTAGCCTGAGTGACAGCCTATTTGTGCTTCATGTGCAGCGTGAGGACAATAAACAAAAG GGAGATGTGGTGCTGCAGAGTGATCATGTGATTGAGACGCTAACCAAGACGGCCCTCAGTGCCGATCGCGTCAACAATATCAACATCAACCAGGGCAG CATCACATTCGCAGGGGGGCCAGGCAGGGATGGCATCATCGACTTCACGTCTGGCTCGGAGCTTCTCATCACCAAGGCTAAGAACGGCCACCTGGCTGTG GTGGCCCCTCGGCTGAATTCCCGGTGA
- the Myo1c gene encoding unconventional myosin-Ic isoform X3 — MESALTARDRVGVQDFVLLENFTSEAAFIENLRRRFRENLIYTYIGPVLVSVNPYRDLQIYSRQHMERYRGVSFYEVPPHLFAVADTVYRALRTERRDQAVMISGESGAGKTEATKRLLQFYAETCPAPERGGAVRDRLLQSNPVLEAFGNAKTLRNDNSSRFGKYMDVQFDFKGAPVGGHILSYLLEKSRVVHQNHGERNFHVFYQLLEGGEEETLRRLGLERNPQSYLYLVKGQCAKVSSINDKSDWKVVRKALSVIDFTEDEVEDLLSIVASVLHLGNIHFAADEESNAQVTTENQLKYLTRLLGVEGTMLREALTHRKIIAKGEELLSPLNLEQAAYARDALAKAVYSRTFSWLVRKINRSLASKDAESPSWRSTTVLGLLDIYGFEVFQHNSFEQFCINYCNEKLQQLFIELTLKSEQEEYEAEGIAWEPVQYFNNKIICDLVEEKFKGIISILDEECLRPGEATDLTFLEKLEDTVKHHPHFLTHKLADQKTRKSLGRGEFRLLHYAGEVTYSVTGFLDKNNDLLFRNLKETMCSSMNPIMSQCFDRNELSDKKRPETVATQFKMSLLQLVEILKSKEPAYIRCIKPNDAKQPGRFDEVLIRHQVKYLGLMENLRVRRAGFAYRRKYEAFLQRYKSLCPETWPTWAGRPQDGVAVLVRHLGYKPEEYKMGRTKIFIRFPKTLFATEDSLEVRRQSLATQIQAAWRGFHWRQKFLRVKRSAICIQSWWRGTLGRRKAAKRKWAAQTIRRLIRGFILRHAPRCPENAFYLDHVRTSFLLNLRRQLPRNVLDTSWPTPPPALREASELLRELCMKNMVWKYCRSISPEWKQQLQQKAVASEIFKGKKDNYPQSVPRLFISTRLGTEEISPRVLQALGSEPIQYAVPVVKYDRKGYKPRSRQLLLTPSAVVIVEDAKVKQRIDYTNLTGISVSSLSDSLFVLHVQREDNKQKGDVVLQSDHVIETLTKTALSADRVNNININQGSITFAGGPGRDGIIDFTSGSELLITKAKNGHLAVVAPRLNSR, encoded by the exons ATGGAGAGCGCCTTGACCGCCCGGGACCGGGTGGGGGTGCAGGACTTCGTTCTGCTGGAGAACTTCACCAGTGAGGCTGCCTTCATTGAGAACCTGCGGAGACGATTCCGGGAGAACCTCATTTAT ACCTACATCGGCCCCGTCCTGGTCTCCGTCAACCCCTACCGAGACCTACAGATCTACAGTAGGCAGCATATGGAACGTTACCGTGGAGTCAGTTTCTATGAAGTGCCTCCCCACCT GTTTGCAGTGGCTGACACCGTGTACCGGGCGCTTCGTACTGAGCGGCGGGACCAGGCAGTGATGATTTCTGGAGAGAGTGGAGCGGGAAAGACGGAGGCCACCAAGAGACTACTACAGTTCTATGCAGAGACCTGCCCGGCCCCTGAGCGGGGTGGTGCCGTGCGGGACCGGCTGCTGCAGAGCAACCCCGTGCTGGAG GCCTTTGGAAATGCCAAGACTCTCCGAAATGATAACTCCAGCCGGTTCGGGAAGTACATGGACGTGCAGTTTGACTTCAAG GGTGCCCCTGTGGGAGGCCACATCCTCAGTTACCTCCTGGAAAAGTCACGAGTGGTACACCAGAATCACGGGGAGCGGAACTTCCACGTCTTCTACCAGCTACTGGAGGGGGGTGAGGAGGAGACTCTTCGTCGGCTGGGCTTGGAACGGAACCCCCAGAGCTACTTGTACCTGGTGAAG GGCCAGTGTGCCAAAGTCTCCTCCATCAATGACAAGAGTGACTGGAAGGTCGTCAGGAAGGCACTGTCAGTCATTGACTTCACCGAGGATGAAGTGGAG GACTTACTAAGCATCGTGGCCAGCGTCCTGCATTTGGGCAACATCCACTTTGCTGCGGACGAGGAAAGCAATGCCCAGGTCACTACTGAGAACCAGCTCAAGTATCTGACTAGG CTCCTTGGCGTGGAAGGCACAATGCTGAGGGAAGCCCTGACTCACAGGAAGATCATCGCCAAGGGGGAAGAG CTCCTCAGCCCCCTGAACCTTGAACAGGCTGCATACGCAAGGGACGCTCTCGCCAAGGCTGTGTACAGCCGCACTTTCTCCTGGCTGGTCAGAAAGATCAACAGGTCACTGGCCTCTAAG GATGCCGAGAGTCCCAGCTGGCGAAGCACCACCGTTCTCGGGCTCCTGGACATTTACGGCTTCGAAGTCTTTCAGCATAACAG CTTTGAGCAGTTCTGCATCAACTACTGCAACGAGAAGCTGCAGCAGCTCTTCATCGAGCTGACGCTCAAGTCTGAGCAGGAGGAATACGAGGCAGAGGGTATTGCG TGGGAACCTGTCCAGTATTTCAACAACAAGATCATCTGTGACCTGGTCGAggagaagttcaagggcatcatCTCCATCTTG GATGAAGAGTGCCTGCGGCCTGGGGAGGCCACCGACCTGACCTTCCTGGAGAAGCTGGAGGACACTGTCAAGCACCACCCCCACTTCCTGAC GCACAAGCTCGCTGACCAGAAGACCAGGAAATCGCTAGGTCGAGGCGAGTTCCGCCTTCTTCATTATGCTGGAGAGGTGACCTACAGTGTCACTG GGTTTCTGGATAAGAACAATGACCTTCTCTTCCGGAACCTGAAGGAG ACCATGTGCAGCTCGATGAACCCCATCATGAGCCAGTGCTTTGACAGGAACGAGCTCAGTGACAAGAAGCGACCAGAGACG GTTGCCACACAGTTCAAGATGAGCCTCCTGCAGCTGGTGGAGATCCTGAAGTCTAAGGAGCCTGCCTATATCCGCTGCATCAAGCCAAATGATGCCAAACAGCCTG GTCGGTTTGATGAGGTGCTTATCAGACACCAGGTGAAGTACCTGGGACTTATGGAGAATCTGCGCGTGCGCAGAGCCGGCTTCGCCTATCGCCGCAAATATGAGGCTTTCCTACAGAG GTACAAGTCACTGTGTCCAGAGACGTGGCCCACGTGGGCAGGACGGCCCCAGGACGGGGTGGCAGTGCTGGTCAGACACCTGGGCTACAAGCCAGAAGAATACAAAATGGGCCG GACTAAGATCTTCATCCGATTCCCCAAGACGCTGTTTGCCACAGAGGATTCCCTGGAGGTCCGACGGCAGAGCCTAG CCACCCAGATCCAGGCAGCCTGGAGGGGCTTTCATTGGCGGCAGAAATTCCTCCGAGTGAAGCGATCAG CCATCTGTATCCAGTCATGGTGGCGTGGCACACTGGGCCGGAGAAAGGCAGCCAAGAGGAAATGGGCAGCGCAGACGATCCGTCG ACTCATCCGTGGCTTCATCTTACGCCATGCACCCCGCTGCCCTGAGAATGCCTTCTACCTGGACCACGTGCGCACGTCGTTCTTACTTAACCTGAGGCGGCAACTACCCCGGAATGTCCTGGACACCTCCTGGCCCACACCCCCACCCGCCCTGAGAGAG GCCTCAGAGCTGTTACGGGAGCTGTGCATGAAGAACATGGTGTGGAAATACTGCCGGAGTATCAGCCCTGAGTGGAAGCAGCAG ctgcagcaaaAGGCTGTGGCTAGTGAGATTTTCAAGGGCAAGAAGGACAATTACCCCCAGAGTGTCCCCAGACTCTTCATTAGCACACGTCTTG GCACCGAAGAGATCAGCCCCAGGGTGCTTCAGGCCTTGGGCTCCGAGCCCATCCAG TACGCTGTACCAGTGGTGAAGTATGACCGCAAGGGCTACAAACCTCGTtcccggcagctgctgctcacgCCCAGTGCCGTGGTCATCGTGGAAGACGCCAAAGTCAAGCAGAGGATCGACTACACCAACCTAACGG GAATCTCCGTCAGTAGCCTGAGTGACAGCCTATTTGTGCTTCATGTGCAGCGTGAGGACAATAAACAAAAG GGAGATGTGGTGCTGCAGAGTGATCATGTGATTGAGACGCTAACCAAGACGGCCCTCAGTGCCGATCGCGTCAACAATATCAACATCAACCAGGGCAG CATCACATTCGCAGGGGGGCCAGGCAGGGATGGCATCATCGACTTCACGTCTGGCTCGGAGCTTCTCATCACCAAGGCTAAGAACGGCCACCTGGCTGTG GTGGCCCCTCGGCTGAATTCCCGGTGA